The following coding sequences lie in one Montipora foliosa isolate CH-2021 chromosome 11, ASM3666993v2, whole genome shotgun sequence genomic window:
- the LOC137975639 gene encoding uncharacterized protein, giving the protein MQLVDQKPGIRILNYIQGDVVCHPLVLLAGTITDQGSNTTGQETSLQTSDNSVSGRPYQVQVLEATSTRECSVYSNPKESTLLVRCKDHEMSWPVVEGGFKVVVPLAIGENLISLNLKETDSENISFLELKLTYTPLSLSRLVRVVYVKCADSDGSFDAPVSAPCDLDSAAKRLSFNARLLQTFTAESLFQHGLGRKTFRLEEDESGFPKVHIFTSKLTSSEALNMSGNQLYDTFSKELECSSLYDPMCKFWTFMSCTHYDPPPVSQFDEKLITKYVKAHTALGGGYFALFGTGGLHTWASSIDELVACFTDTRHINKLELFDDSGGRGTYWANYATGLGASMHELGHCFDLAHTPKGIMSRGFDDMNAVWTLWRKPPSVQDDLLLSGKADFGITEETSDKALTAFQVSTTGHPNVGGLVPASGTSLDRSPCSLAPPNNWSHGAHWYRSSAVLLSYHKWFSNSEDGSSLTKPMVHWCHRVCGPVGNCGDSCQKDQYPFNSVKWLRSQGASLGGFVIHTSEYVNCLQIIGNTEDLNSGKCQEVMSEPHGTDGVGRRCTFIINSPDEYITAVDVRAGGWIDAIRLHTNQKSSVWMGGTGGDEYHLRAPPGKTILGIMGTSGTFVGSLGLILSSDSSEATTDKADNEDHLLVQAAHGIRLIELWDKTHSEVCQHWEFLQSNPPTTFMLSRTEVKEKASTVLVEDDKGNLFRAGFAYDYSEVIC; this is encoded by the exons ATGCAGTTGGTTGACCAAAAACCTGGCATTCGAATTTTAAACTATATTCAAGGGGATGTTGTGTGCCATCCTTTAGTTTTGTTGGCGGGAACAATCACGGATCAAGGCTCCAATACAACTGGCCAGGAGACATCACTGCAGACATCTGACAATTCTGTGTCAGGAAGGCCTTACCAGGTACAAGTTTTGGAAGCAACGTCAACCAGAGAATGTTCAGTTTACTCTAATCCAAAGGAGTCAACTTTGCTTGTGAGATGCAAAGATCATGAAATGAGTTGGCCAGTTGTAGAAGGAGGATTTAAGGTAGTGGTCCCTTTGGCGATTGGAGAAAATTTAATATCATTAAACTTGAAAGAGACAGATTCAGAGAATATCAGTTTTTTGGAACTTAAATTAACATACACACCACTGTCACTATCAAG ACTTGTCCGTGTGGTTTATGTGAAGTGTGCAGATAGTGATGGGTCATTTGATGCTCCTGTCAGTGCCCCATGTGATTTAGATTCTGCCGCCAAAAGGCTCTCATTTAATGCTCGGCTTCTTCAGACTTTCACAGCTGAAAGTTTGTTTCAACATGGCCTTGGGCGCAAAACATTTCGCCTTGAGGAAGATGAATCAGGTTTCCCGAAAGTCCATATATTCACAAGCAAATTAACCTCTTCTGAAGCTCTGAATATGAGTGGCAATCAGCTGTATGATACATTTAGCAAAG AACTAGAGTGCTCCAGTCTTTATGATCCCATGTGTAAGTTCTGGACCTTCATGTCTTGCACACATTATGATCCACCCCCTGTATCCCAGTTTGATGAAAAACTTATAACTAAGTATGTCAAAGCACACACCGCTCTTGGAGGAGGTTACTTTGCCCTGTTTGGAACTGGAGGACTCCATACATGGGCATCAAGCATTGATGAGTTAGTGGCGTGTTTTACTGACACCCGACATATTAACAAGCTGGAGCTCTTTGATGATAGTGGTGGGAG GGGGACTTACTGGGCAAACTATGCCACTGGCCTTGGTGCATCGATGCATGAATTGGGTCACTGCTTTGATTTAGCTCATACACCTAAAGGCATTATGAGTAGAGGATTCGATGACATGAATGCTGTGTGGACCTTGTGGAGGAAACCACCCTCTGTTCAGGATGATCTACTGTTATCTGGAAAAGCAG ACTTTGGAATCACTGAAGAAACTTCGGATAAGGCCTTAACCGCATTCCAAGTGTCAACCACAGGCCACCCAAATGTTGGGGGTCTTGTACCTGCATCAGGAACAAGTCTGGACAGAAGTCCATGCAGCCTTGCCCCACCCAACAATTGGTCTCATGGGGCTCATTGGTACAGATCCTCTGCCGTTTTGCTTTCTTATCACAA GTGGTTCTCAAATTCTGAAGATGGCAGTTCCTTAACCAAGCCCATGGTCCACTGGTGCCACAGAGTCTGTGGTCCTGTGGGAAACTGTGGTGACAGTTGTCAAAAGGACCAGTACCCATTTAACAGTGTTAAGTGGCTGAGATCACAGGGGGCATCTCTGGGAGGCTTTGTTATTCACACCAGTGAATATGTTAACTGTTTGCAGATCATAGGAAATACAGAGGATCTTAACTCAG GGAAATGCCAGGAAGTCATGTCTGAGCCTCATGGCACGGATGGTGTTGGAAGGCGTTGTACCTTCATCATCAATTCTCCTGATGAATACATCACAGCTGTTGACGTGAGAGCAGGAGGCTGGATTGACGCAATCAGGCTACATACCAACCAAAAATCCAGTGTGTGGATGGGAGGCACCGGTGGGGATGAATACCATCTCAGGGCTCCCCCTGGAAAGACAATTTTGGGCATTATGGGAACAAGTGGGACGTTCGTTGGCTCATTGGGTCTTATCCTCAGCAG TGATTCAAGCGAGGCGACGACTGATAAAGCAGATAATGAAGATCACCTATTAGTCCAGGCCGCCCACGGAATAAGACTCATTGAACTCTGGGACAAGACGCACAGTGAAGTTTGCCAACACTGGGAATTTCTACAGTCCAACCCACCAACCACATTCATGCTCTCCAGGACAGAAGTGAAGGAAAAAGCTTCAACTGTGTTAGTTGAGGATGACAAGGGAAACTTATTCCGTGCAGGGTTCGCGTATGATTACAGTGAAGTCATTTGCTAG
- the LOC137975645 gene encoding uncharacterized protein: MSAIRTENYEPKRERSQGNHFKTILISSSISCLVTVVIISFLLRNTAFVNIYIPNSDRSQNNEKLAAARRSYAKNVELVMLPFAVKQGAVCLDGSPPGYYFREGHGRGSNNWIIHFFGGAWCFDEESCFQRSKTRLGSSNFFPPHPPSLQGILSANDKVNPDFYDWNLVLLCYCDGASFTGYRTDPVSVNGHFIYMRGRKILEVIIDQLIQSEFRKANHLLLSGTSAGSLGVMMNADFIRSRIPKSINVRALVDSGYFLDVASLSGDDIINRHFRKMFDVHNSLGGVDEDCARGFRRSLGWKCLFPQHAFRFVSTPLFVLQSAYDEWQLIHIRGINCQVPEYSDNFTTERSLFRRSTKDAITHAPNKRSPERNWNYKHIHGIYCRPPECTRDEIAAIMQFRNVSLYALRPVMQSASSGLFVSSCLEHSQSLYDDTWTGIFVNGFTVAEAVGNWMFDRTNQHQHIDCELPCNPSCANVW, translated from the coding sequence ATGTCCGCCATTCGAACGGAAAACTACGAACCCAAACGAGAAAGAAGCCAGGGCAATCATTTCAAGACCATCCTGATTTCAAGTAGCATCAGTTGTCTGGTTACCGTTGTTATCATTTCGTTTTTATTAAGAAACACTGCATTTGTCAACATTTACATTCCCAATTCCGACCGaagtcaaaacaatgaaaaactcGCCGCCGCGAGACGGTCGTACGCGAAAAATGTCGAATTGGTGATGTTGCCTTTCGCTGTTAAACAAGGCGCGGTGTGTTTGGATGGTTCCCCCCCTGGATACTACTTCAGAGAAGGCCATGGCAGGGGGAGTAACAACTGGATTATTCATTTCTTTGGAGGAGCTTGGTGTTTTGATGAAGAATCTTGCTTTCAACGCAGCAAAACGAGATTAGGATCCAGTAACTTCTTCCCACCCCACCCTCCGAGCTTGCAAGGGATTCTATCGGCAAACGACAAAGTCAATCCGGATTTCTACGATTGGAACTTAGTGTTATTATGTTACTGCGATGGAGCTTCATTCACTGGTTACAGAACTGACCCTGTCAGTGTGAACGGACACTTCATTTACATGCGCGGGAGAAAAATCCTTGAAGTCATCATAGACCAACTAATACAGAGCGAATTTCGCAAGGCGAACCACTTGCTTCTCAGTGGAACCTCGGCTGGGAGTTTGGGTGTGATGATGAACGCCGACTTTATCCGAAGTCGAATTCCAAAATCGATAAACGTTCGTGCATTAGTCGACTCGGGATATTTCCTAGATGTGGCTTCCTTAAGTGGCGATGACATTATAAACAGGCATTTTAGGAAGATGTTTGACGTGCATAATTCCCTTGGCGGTGTGGATGAAGACTGTGCTCGCGGATTCCGTAGATCGCTTGGCTGGAAATGTTTGTTCCCGCAACACGCATTCCGATTCGTCAGCACACCTCTCTTTGTGTTACAATCGGCATACGATGAATGGCAACTAATTCACATACGAGGAATAAACTGTCAAGTTCCGGAATACAGCGACAATTTTACGACGGAACGGAGTTTGTTTCGGAGGTCAACAAAGGATGCGATTACACATGCTCCGAACAAACGCAGCCCTGAGAGGAACTGGAACTATAAACATATCCACGGTATTTATTGCCGGCCTCCCGAATGCACCCGCGACGAAATAGCTGCAATTATGCAATTCAGAAACGTTAGCCTTTATGCTTTGCGTCCGGTCATGCAGTCAGCGAGTTCAGGACTGTTCGTCAGCTCATGTTTAGAACACTCGCAAAGTTTGTACGACGACACATGGACTGGGATCTTTGTAAATGGGTTTACTGTGGCTGAAGCTGTCGGAAATTGGATGTTTGACAGAACAAACCAGCATCAACACATAGACTGCGAATTGCCTTGCAATCCATCTTGCGCAAATGTATGGTAA
- the LOC137975637 gene encoding TRAF-type zinc finger domain-containing protein 1-like: MEEEKAETEYCSNCRRDIPAANFVMHVTHCQRNLTLCKVCGEPVPTSQQEEHFEEYHTEVKCECGQRLEKMNLEEHKETTCPNRLVDCQFCELQLPFCKLTTHVDYCGSRTEKCDVCDRFIQKKDFEMHVETGCQHPVKVERKKTPNQTPDESYMYSDTPGGMLGAMGLSESPESFLDAAKFFPFMPGMREFQQILNTGLGEPPFGGTSYFGADPAFSGRDVVARGMRPKPLKPNFDENGFDDFSDFDRNFIQQTDDDEMLAAAYQAEGYDSANGVDRMPSGMINGPFPKMTSLLPTDHDPSSDATELPCEFCGSLLPMDALILHQSGCQLKSMDSLPDIASTGHYADSHKHISRQREFDDYETEVDFDEDRRGAADVTFLPCEFCEELFPCENLIQHQAICDASPASLLPAVIRNGPLLAPLNNTRSPVRQGPQGRPSRPVYESRKKQKPVADFIPNELDDLDFTPKDTGRKPEDYYHRFDERGGTGMNNELRQRTENKTSDDLSRGPMLLRNNDLLNRQPSGDVPRVKNRTPNLKKPQPKPKAVIAANLNKTAKPVEDGTNRRKLSIGAKSEPAADLIKPLRLPQTNDSSAYSRPQKSSTRDFTAFVKRDPDPKISVEMNGKSEVPMSKPLRSDSGKVAESPSAAQCAVSQSRKAKDILPAIKCSGDSAAYSNSSNPRRNPPTMTSETVRSNRGRPQALQQTSSEFQSRNAQTAASKRKSSSRKKIV, translated from the exons CCGGAGAGACATTCCAGCTGCTAACTTTGTAATGCATGTCACTCATTGCCAACGGAATCTGACATTATGCAAGGTTTGTGGTGAACCTGTGCCTACCTCACAGCAAGAGGAACATTTTGAAGAATACCATACTGAG GTGAAATGTGAGTGTGGTCAGCGTTTAGAGAAAATGAACCTTGAGGAACACAAA GAAACCACCTGTCCAAACCGCCTTGTAGATTGTCAGTTCTGTGAACTTCAACTTCCATTCTGCAAATTAACCACTCATGTTGATTACTGTGGCAGTAGGACTGAAAAATGTGATGTTTGTGACAGATTTATCCAGAAGAAGGACTTTGAAATGCATGTAGAAACTGGATGTCAACATCCTGTCAAagtggaaagaaagaaaacaccaAATCAAACTCCAGATGAATCTTACATGTACTCTGACACACCTGGTGGTATGCTGGGCGCGATGGGGTTAAGCGAGTCTCCAGAGAGCTTTTTGGATGCTGCAaagttttttccttttatgCCAGGAATGCGTGAGTTTCAGCAGATTTTGAACACTGGGCTTGGTGAACCACCGTTTGGTGGAACAAGCTACTTTGGCGCTGATCCTGCGTTCAGTGGCAGAGATGTTGTTGCTAGGGGTATGAGACCAAAGCCCCTAAAGCCCAACTTTGATGAAAATGGATTCGatgatttttcagattttgataGGAATTTCATTCAGCaaactgatgatgatgaaatgcTTGCTGCTGCTTACCAGGCTGAGGGGTATGACAGTGCTAACGGTGTGGATAGAATGCCATCTGGAATGATCAATGGACCTTTTCCAAAGATGACCTCTTTACTGCCAACTGATCATGACCCATCAAGTG ATGCAACAGAGTTGCCTTGTGAGTTTTGTGGGAGTCTGTTGCCAATGGATGCCCTTATACTTCATCAG AGTGGCTGCCAGCTTAAATCAATGGATTCATTACCGGACATTGCATCTACTGGACATTATGCTGACAGCCACAAGCACATTTCCAGG CAAAGGGAATTTGATGATTATGAAACTGAAGTGGACTTTGATGAGGATAGAAGAGGCGCAG CTGATGTGACATTTTTGCCGTGTGAATTTTGCGAGGAGTTGTTTCCTTGTGAAAACCTTATACAGCACCag GCGATCTGTGACGCCAGCCCGGCAAGTCTTTTACCTGCAGTCATACGCAATGGCCCTCTATTGGCACCTCTAAACAACACCCGGTCGCCAGTTAGACAAGGACCACAAGGTCGGCCAAGCAGGCCAGTTTATGaatcaaggaaaaaacaaaaacccgttGCAGATTTTATCCCCAACGAACTGGACGATTTGGATTTTACACCCAAGGATACGGGTCGCAAACCAGAGGATTATTACCATCGATTTGATGAAAGAGGTGGCACTGGGATGAATAACGAGTTAAGACAGCGGACAGAGAATAAAACAAGTGATGATTTGTCGCGCGGACCAATGTTGTTGAGGAATAATGACTTGCTGAACAGGCAACCCAGTGGGGATGTTCCGCGTGTAAAAAACAGGACTCCTAATCTGAAAAAGCCGCAGCCGAAACCGAAGGCTGTGATTGCTGCAAATCTTAACAAGACTGCAAAACCAGTAGAGGATGGAACGAATCGGAGAAAACTGAGCATTGGAGCGAAAAGTGAACCTGCGGCTGATCTGATAAAACCCCTTCGTTTGCCTCAGACCAATGACAGCAGTGCGTACTCG CGACCTCAAAAGTCAAGTACTAGAGACTTCACTGCATTTGTAAAGAGAGATCCAGATCCTAAAATATCCgtggaaatgaatggaaaatcGGAAGTTCCAATGAGCAAACCGCTGCGAAGCGACAGCGGAAAGGTGGCGGAATCCCCATCAGCTGCGCAATGTGCGGTTTCTCAGAGTCGCAAAGCTAAGGATATACTACCGGCTATCAAATGCTCTGGCGACTCCGCTGCCTATTCGAATTCTTCAAATCCTCGTCGAAATCCTCCGACAATGACTTCGGAAACAGTTCGTTCCAATAGAGGACGACCACAAGCGTTACAACAGACATCTTCAGAATTTCAGTCAAGAAATGCTCAGACTGCGGCTTCCAAAAGAAAATCGTCAAGTAGAAAAAAAATAGTATGA